One Miscanthus floridulus cultivar M001 chromosome 11, ASM1932011v1, whole genome shotgun sequence DNA window includes the following coding sequences:
- the LOC136493948 gene encoding protein YABBY 5-like, protein MMSSVPETFTLDQQHLVQQQPPPAEQEQICYVHCSYCDTILAVGVPCSSLFQTVTVRCGHCSNLLYVNLRALLLPPAAAANQLPPFGQALLSPTSPHGLLDAETMSFQAPSLQPRAEPPSACVSTITSINNSCGGGNNASAMSSMAPPPPAKPALQEPQLPRSAASGNKTSEKRQRVPSAYNRFIKDEIQRIKASNPDITHREAFSAAAKNWAHFPHIHFGLMPDQGLKKNPMQNQEGAECMLFKDGLYAAAAAAAAAAAAATAASSMGISPF, encoded by the exons ATGATGTCGTCGGTGCCGGAGACGTTCACCCTGGACCAGCAGCACCTCGTGCAGCAGCAGCCTCCGCCAGCGGAGCAGGAGCAGATCTGCTACGTGCACTGCAGCTACTGCGACACCATCCTCGCG GTGGGCGTGCCGTGCAGCAGCTTGTTCCAGACGGTCACCGTGCGGTGCGGCCACTGCTCCAACCTGCTCTACGTCAACCTCCGCGCCCTCCTGCTGCCGCCGGCGGCCGCCGCCAACCAGCTACCACCCTTCGGCCAGGCTCTCCTCTCCCCAACCTCCCCGCACGGTCTACTT GATGCTGAGACGATGTCGTTCCAAGCACCGAGTCTGCAGCCGAGAGCTGAACCACCGAGCGCCTGCGTGAGCACCATCACGAGCATCAACAACAGCTGCGGTGGTGGCAACAACGCGTCGGCCATGTCGTCgatggcgccgccgccaccggccaaACCTGCACTGCAGGAGCCGCAGCTGCCCAGGAGCGCAGCGTCAGGCAACAAAA CTTCAGAGAAGCGGCAGAGAGTTCCTTCCGCATACAACCGTTTCATCAA AGATGAGATCCAGCGCATCAAGGCCAGCAATCCGGACATCACTCACAGGGAAGCTTTCAGCGCGGCTGCGAAGAAT TGGGCCCATTTCCCACACATCCATTTTGGTCTCATGCCCGATCAGGGCCTGAAGAAGAACCCTATGCAAAATCAG GAGGGAGCTGAATGCATGCTTTTCAAGGACGGTCTctacgcagcagcagcagccgcggccgcggccgccgccgctgccacagcTGCCTCCAGCATGGGCATTTCTCCATTCTGA
- the LOC136491214 gene encoding beta-fructofuranosidase 1-like isoform X2, with translation MIPAVADPAMLDGGARTPLLPETDPRGRAAPAGAGKKRPPPAATTTVLPAVVSAVLLLVLVAVTVLASQHVDDGQGGGGVAVVPAGGGGHAVVEVAASRGVADGVSEKSTAPLLGAVEDFSWTNAMLAWQRTAFHFQPPKNWMNGPLYHKGWYHLFYQWNPDSAVWGNITWGHAVSRDLLHWLHLPLAMVPDHPYDANGVWSGSATRLPDGRIVMLYTGSTAESVQVQNLAEPADPSDPLLREWVKSDANPVLVPPPGIGATDFRDPTTAWRAPNDTTAWRVAIGSKDRDHAGLALVYRTEDFVRYDPAPALMHVVPGTGMWECVDFYPVAASGSAAAANGDGLETSAAPGPGVKHVVKASLDDDKHDYYAIGTYDPATDTWTPDDAENDVGIGLRYDYGKYYASKTFYDPVLRRRVLWGWVGETDSERADILKGWSSVQSIPRTILLDTKTGSNLLQWPVVEVENLRMSGRSFGGIALDRGSVVPLDVGGKATQLDIEAVFEVDASDAEGVTEADVTFNCSTSAGAAGRGLLGPFGLLVLADEDLSEQTAVYFYLVKGTDGSLQTFFCQDELRASKANDLVKRVYGSLVPVLDGENLSVRILVDHSIVESFAQGGRTCITSRVYPTRAIYDSARVFLFNNATNVHVKAKSVKIWQLNSAYIRPYPASSL, from the exons ATGATCCCGGCCGTTGCTGATCCGGCGATGTTGGACGGGGGCGCGCGCACGCCGTTGCTCCCGGAGACGGACCCTCGCGGGCGTGCTGCCCCCGCCGGTGCAGGGAAGAagcggccgccgccggcggcgacgacgaccgtTCTCCCCGCCGTCGTCTCCGCCGTGCTCCTGCTGGTCCTCGTTGCGGTCACCGTCCTCGCGTCGCAGCACGTCGACGACGGGCAGGGTGGGGGCGGCGTCGCCGTCGTtcccgcgggcggcggcggccatgccgTCGTGGAGGTGGCCGCCTCCCGTGGCGTGGCCGACGGCGTGTCGGAGAAGTCCACGGCCCCGCTCCTCGGCGCGGTCGAGGACTTCTCCTGGACCAACGCGATGCTGGCGTGGCAGCGCACGGCGTTCCATTTCCAGCCCCCCAAGAACTGGATGAACG GTCCTCTGTATCACAAGGGCTGGTACCACCTCTTCTACCAGTGGAACCCGGACTCCGCGGTGTGGGGCAACATCACCTGGGGCCACGCCGTGTCGCGCGACCTCCTCCACTGGCTGCACCTACCGCTCGCCATGGTGCCGGATCACCCGTACGACGCCAACGGCGTGTGGTCCGGGTCCGCCACGCGGCTCCCGGACGGCCGGATCGTCATGCTCTACACGGGCTCCACGGCGGAGTCGGTGCAGGTGCAGAACCTCGCGGAGCCCGCCGACCCTTCCGACCCGCTGCTGCGGGAGTGGGTCAAGTCGGACGCCAACCCGGTGCTGGTGCCGCCGCCGGGCATCGGGGCGACGGACTTCCGCGACCCGACGACGGCGTGGCGGGCGCCCAACGACACGACGGCGTGGCGGGTCGCCATCGGGTCCAAGGACCGGGACCACGCGGGGCTGGCGCTGGTGTACCGGACGGAGGACTTCGTGCGGTACGACCCGGCGCCCGCGCTGATGCACGTCGTCCCGGGCACCGGCATGTGGGAGTGCGTCGACTTCTACCCGGTGGCCGCGAGCGGCAGCGCCGCGGCGGCCAACGGGGACGGGCTGGAGACGTCGGCGGCGCCCGGGCCTGGCGTGAAGCACGTGGTCAAGGCCAGCCTCGACGACGACAAGCACGACTACTACGCCATCGGGACGTACGACCCGGCGACGGACACGTGGACCCCCGACGACGCGGAGAACGACGTCGGGATCGGCCTGCGGTACGACTACGGCAAGTACTACGCGTCCAAGACCTTCTACGACCCCGTGCTTCGCCGGCGGGTGCTCTGGGGGTGGGTCGGCGAGACCGACAGCGAGCGCGCGGACATCCTCAAGGGCTGGTCATCCGTGCAG TCAATCCCGAGGACGATCCTCCTGGACACGAAGACGGGCAGCAACCTGCTCCAGTGGCcggtggtggaggtggagaaCCTCCGGATGAGCGGCAGGAGCTTCGGCGGCATCGCGCTGGACCGCGGATCTGTCGTGCCCCTCGACGTCGGCGGCAAGGCGACACAG TTGGACATCGAGGCCGTGTTCGAGGTGGACGCGTCGGACGCGGAGGGCGTGACGGAGGCCGACGTGACGTTCAACTGCAGCACCAGCGCCGGCGCGGCGGGGCGGGGCCTGCTCGGCCCGTTCGGCCTTCTCGTGCTGGCGGACGAAGACTTGTCCGAGCAGACCGCCGTGTACTTCTACCTGGTCAAGGGAACGGACGGCAGCCTCCAAACTTTCTTCTGCCAAGACGAGCTCAG GGCATCCAAAGCGAACGATCTGGTTAAGAGAGTATACGGAAGCTTGGTCCCTGTGCTCGATGGGGAGAATCTTTCGGTCAGAATACTG GTTGATCACTCCATCGTGGAGAGCTTTGCTCAAGGCGGAAGGACGTGCATCACGTCGCGCGTGTACCCTACACGAGCCATCTACGACTCCGCCCGCGTGTTCCTCTTCAACAATGCCACAAATGTGCACGTCAAAGCAAAATCCGTCAAGATCTGGCAGCTCAACTCCGCCTACATCCGGCCGTATCCCGCGAGTTCTCTATGA
- the LOC136491214 gene encoding beta-fructofuranosidase 1-like isoform X1 codes for MIPAVADPAMLDGGARTPLLPETDPRGRAAPAGAGKKRPPPAATTTVLPAVVSAVLLLVLVAVTVLASQHVDDGQGGGGVAVVPAGGGGHAVVEVAASRGVADGVSEKSTAPLLGAVEDFSWTNAMLAWQRTAFHFQPPKNWMNDPNGPLYHKGWYHLFYQWNPDSAVWGNITWGHAVSRDLLHWLHLPLAMVPDHPYDANGVWSGSATRLPDGRIVMLYTGSTAESVQVQNLAEPADPSDPLLREWVKSDANPVLVPPPGIGATDFRDPTTAWRAPNDTTAWRVAIGSKDRDHAGLALVYRTEDFVRYDPAPALMHVVPGTGMWECVDFYPVAASGSAAAANGDGLETSAAPGPGVKHVVKASLDDDKHDYYAIGTYDPATDTWTPDDAENDVGIGLRYDYGKYYASKTFYDPVLRRRVLWGWVGETDSERADILKGWSSVQSIPRTILLDTKTGSNLLQWPVVEVENLRMSGRSFGGIALDRGSVVPLDVGGKATQLDIEAVFEVDASDAEGVTEADVTFNCSTSAGAAGRGLLGPFGLLVLADEDLSEQTAVYFYLVKGTDGSLQTFFCQDELRASKANDLVKRVYGSLVPVLDGENLSVRILVDHSIVESFAQGGRTCITSRVYPTRAIYDSARVFLFNNATNVHVKAKSVKIWQLNSAYIRPYPASSL; via the exons ATGATCCCGGCCGTTGCTGATCCGGCGATGTTGGACGGGGGCGCGCGCACGCCGTTGCTCCCGGAGACGGACCCTCGCGGGCGTGCTGCCCCCGCCGGTGCAGGGAAGAagcggccgccgccggcggcgacgacgaccgtTCTCCCCGCCGTCGTCTCCGCCGTGCTCCTGCTGGTCCTCGTTGCGGTCACCGTCCTCGCGTCGCAGCACGTCGACGACGGGCAGGGTGGGGGCGGCGTCGCCGTCGTtcccgcgggcggcggcggccatgccgTCGTGGAGGTGGCCGCCTCCCGTGGCGTGGCCGACGGCGTGTCGGAGAAGTCCACGGCCCCGCTCCTCGGCGCGGTCGAGGACTTCTCCTGGACCAACGCGATGCTGGCGTGGCAGCGCACGGCGTTCCATTTCCAGCCCCCCAAGAACTGGATGAACG ATCCGAACG GTCCTCTGTATCACAAGGGCTGGTACCACCTCTTCTACCAGTGGAACCCGGACTCCGCGGTGTGGGGCAACATCACCTGGGGCCACGCCGTGTCGCGCGACCTCCTCCACTGGCTGCACCTACCGCTCGCCATGGTGCCGGATCACCCGTACGACGCCAACGGCGTGTGGTCCGGGTCCGCCACGCGGCTCCCGGACGGCCGGATCGTCATGCTCTACACGGGCTCCACGGCGGAGTCGGTGCAGGTGCAGAACCTCGCGGAGCCCGCCGACCCTTCCGACCCGCTGCTGCGGGAGTGGGTCAAGTCGGACGCCAACCCGGTGCTGGTGCCGCCGCCGGGCATCGGGGCGACGGACTTCCGCGACCCGACGACGGCGTGGCGGGCGCCCAACGACACGACGGCGTGGCGGGTCGCCATCGGGTCCAAGGACCGGGACCACGCGGGGCTGGCGCTGGTGTACCGGACGGAGGACTTCGTGCGGTACGACCCGGCGCCCGCGCTGATGCACGTCGTCCCGGGCACCGGCATGTGGGAGTGCGTCGACTTCTACCCGGTGGCCGCGAGCGGCAGCGCCGCGGCGGCCAACGGGGACGGGCTGGAGACGTCGGCGGCGCCCGGGCCTGGCGTGAAGCACGTGGTCAAGGCCAGCCTCGACGACGACAAGCACGACTACTACGCCATCGGGACGTACGACCCGGCGACGGACACGTGGACCCCCGACGACGCGGAGAACGACGTCGGGATCGGCCTGCGGTACGACTACGGCAAGTACTACGCGTCCAAGACCTTCTACGACCCCGTGCTTCGCCGGCGGGTGCTCTGGGGGTGGGTCGGCGAGACCGACAGCGAGCGCGCGGACATCCTCAAGGGCTGGTCATCCGTGCAG TCAATCCCGAGGACGATCCTCCTGGACACGAAGACGGGCAGCAACCTGCTCCAGTGGCcggtggtggaggtggagaaCCTCCGGATGAGCGGCAGGAGCTTCGGCGGCATCGCGCTGGACCGCGGATCTGTCGTGCCCCTCGACGTCGGCGGCAAGGCGACACAG TTGGACATCGAGGCCGTGTTCGAGGTGGACGCGTCGGACGCGGAGGGCGTGACGGAGGCCGACGTGACGTTCAACTGCAGCACCAGCGCCGGCGCGGCGGGGCGGGGCCTGCTCGGCCCGTTCGGCCTTCTCGTGCTGGCGGACGAAGACTTGTCCGAGCAGACCGCCGTGTACTTCTACCTGGTCAAGGGAACGGACGGCAGCCTCCAAACTTTCTTCTGCCAAGACGAGCTCAG GGCATCCAAAGCGAACGATCTGGTTAAGAGAGTATACGGAAGCTTGGTCCCTGTGCTCGATGGGGAGAATCTTTCGGTCAGAATACTG GTTGATCACTCCATCGTGGAGAGCTTTGCTCAAGGCGGAAGGACGTGCATCACGTCGCGCGTGTACCCTACACGAGCCATCTACGACTCCGCCCGCGTGTTCCTCTTCAACAATGCCACAAATGTGCACGTCAAAGCAAAATCCGTCAAGATCTGGCAGCTCAACTCCGCCTACATCCGGCCGTATCCCGCGAGTTCTCTATGA